From a single Miscanthus floridulus cultivar M001 chromosome 8, ASM1932011v1, whole genome shotgun sequence genomic region:
- the LOC136476940 gene encoding NAC domain-containing protein 18-like produces MAAERAPVLVRHAGGGAVEALRQLPPGFRFRPTDEELVVQYLRRKAFGVPLPAAVISVVRDLYSLDPWDVVVPGPDASSEGEKYFFAVRPAGAGKSGGARATASGRWKPAGKEKPVVLPHPCGGGNLLVGVKRAMTFVPRRKKKASPSASAALATGWVMHEYRLAAPLHKNGCSLAQGEWVVCRVFQKGSSRPTSRRRAVPAAHPAAAASPSPSSASSCVTDGSNSDLDVDEVSS; encoded by the exons ATGGCGGCGGAGAGAGCACCGGTGCTGGTGAGgcacgccggcggcggcgccgtggaGGCGCTCCGGCAGCTCCCGCCGGGGTTCCGGTTCCGCCCCACGGACGAGGAGCTCGTGGTGCAGTACCTCCGGCGCAAGGCCTTCGGCGTGCCGCTCCCTGCCGCCGTCATCTCCGTCGTCCGCGACCTCTATAGCCTCGACCCCTGGGACGTCGTGGTCCCTGGCCCTG ATGCGAGCAGCGAGGGGGAGAAATACTTCTTCGCGGTGCGGCCGGCGGGCGCCGGCAAGAGCGGCGGTGCTAGGGCGACGGCGAGCGGGCGGTGGAAGCCAGCGGGGAAGGAGAAGCCGGTGGTCCTGCCCCACCCCTGCGGCGGAGGGAACCTCCTGGTGGGCGTGAAGAGGGCGATGACGTTCGTGCCCCGGCGGAAGAAGAAGGCATCGCCGTCGGCGTCGGCGGCCCTGGCGACCGGCTGGGTCATGCACGAGTACCGCCTCGCCGCGCCGCTGCACAAGAAC GGCTGCAGCCTGGCTCAAGGAGAGTGGGTCGTCTGCCGCGTCTTCCAGAAGGGCAGCAGCAGGCCGACGAGCAGGAGGCGAGCGGTGCCGGCTGcccaccccgccgccgccgcgtcgccgtcgccgtcgtccgcTAGCAGCTGCGTCACGGATGGGTCGAACTCGGACCTGGACGTGGACGAGGTCAGCAGCTAG